One window of Curtobacterium sp. 458 genomic DNA carries:
- the mnmA gene encoding tRNA 2-thiouridine(34) synthase MnmA, whose amino-acid sequence MRVLAAMSGGVDSAVAAARAVDAGHDVVGVHLALSRMPGTLRTGSRGCCTIEDSMDAQRAASVLGIPYYVWDFSARFKEDVVDDFVAEYQAGRTPNPCMRCNERIKFAALLEKALALGFDAVATGHYASVVTGPDGSRELHRAAAWAKDQSYVLGVLTAEQLQHAMFPLGATPSKDEVRAEAAARGLTVAQKPDSYDICFIADGDTRGWLADRVGTAPGDVVERDGTVVGEHQGATGYTVGQRRGLHLGRPAPDGKPRFVLEIRPKENTVVVGPKEALDVSSMSGERFTWAGTAPADPSVPFACDVQIRAHADPVPATARVSDGRLVIDVDEPLSGVAPGQTAVVYVGTRVLGQCTIDATVSAVPVGA is encoded by the coding sequence ATGCGAGTACTGGCAGCGATGAGCGGTGGCGTCGACTCGGCGGTCGCGGCGGCACGGGCCGTCGACGCCGGACACGACGTGGTCGGGGTGCACCTGGCCCTCAGCCGGATGCCGGGCACGCTCCGGACCGGCAGCCGCGGGTGCTGCACGATCGAGGACTCGATGGACGCTCAGCGTGCGGCCTCGGTGCTCGGCATCCCGTACTACGTGTGGGACTTCTCGGCGCGGTTCAAGGAGGACGTCGTCGACGACTTCGTGGCCGAGTACCAGGCCGGCCGGACGCCGAACCCCTGCATGCGGTGCAACGAGCGGATCAAGTTCGCGGCGCTGCTCGAGAAGGCGCTCGCCCTCGGGTTCGACGCGGTCGCGACCGGGCACTACGCCTCGGTCGTCACCGGGCCGGACGGGTCGCGCGAGCTCCACCGGGCCGCGGCGTGGGCGAAGGACCAGTCCTACGTGCTCGGGGTGCTGACCGCCGAACAGCTCCAGCACGCGATGTTCCCGCTCGGTGCCACGCCCTCGAAGGACGAGGTCCGCGCCGAGGCCGCCGCCCGCGGGCTGACCGTGGCGCAGAAGCCCGACTCCTACGACATCTGCTTCATCGCCGACGGCGACACCCGTGGCTGGCTCGCAGACCGCGTCGGCACCGCCCCCGGCGACGTCGTGGAGCGCGACGGCACGGTCGTGGGGGAGCACCAGGGGGCGACGGGCTACACCGTCGGGCAGCGGCGGGGCCTGCACCTCGGCCGTCCCGCGCCCGACGGGAAGCCGCGGTTCGTGCTCGAGATCCGCCCGAAGGAGAACACCGTCGTGGTGGGCCCGAAGGAGGCGCTCGACGTGTCCTCGATGTCCGGCGAGCGCTTCACCTGGGCGGGTACGGCCCCGGCAGACCCGTCGGTGCCGTTCGCGTGCGACGTGCAGATCCGCGCGCACGCCGACCCGGTGCCCGCGACCGCACGCGTGTCCGACGGCCGGCTCGTCATCGACGTCGACGAGCCGCTCTCCGGTGTGGCTCCGGGGCAGACGGCCGTGGTGTACGTCGGCACGCGCGTGCTCGGGCAGTGCACGATCGACGCGACGGTGTCGGCGGTGCCGGTCGGCGCCTGA
- a CDS encoding MFS transporter yields the protein MPSETPAFDLRAVVLSGFLPAALFAIGEGAIIPIIPIAADNLGAGLAFAGFVASLILVGELIGDVPSGVVVGRIGERNAMIGAAAVSVVGLLVCVWSPNPWVLAVGVFLVGVSTAVFALARHAYMTTAIPVHVRARALSSLGGVFRFGYFVGPFVSAGVIHLTGATQSAFWIHVTCCLLAAVVLLVIRDPATGARGFRKPTRASRPDTAVPATATTVAEPPNDTGAQFVQDEAHGLFRTIRTHRKVLLRLGSGAGLIGALRAGRQVILPLWAVSVGLDDSTAALVIGIAGAVDFALFYTSGQIMDRWGRLASALPCMLGLSISYFLLAWSGHLDARVGWFVAIAIGMSLANGVGSGILMTLGADLAPRDHPAPFLGAWRFTGDFGSAAAPLVISGVTAVASIAVASGVMGVLGLVGAGVLLRYVPRYLPRRSR from the coding sequence ATGCCCTCCGAGACCCCCGCCTTCGACCTCCGGGCGGTCGTCCTGTCCGGCTTCCTCCCCGCAGCCCTGTTCGCGATCGGTGAGGGCGCGATCATCCCGATCATCCCCATCGCCGCCGACAACCTCGGCGCGGGTCTGGCGTTCGCGGGCTTCGTCGCGTCGCTCATCCTCGTCGGCGAGCTCATCGGCGACGTGCCGTCCGGGGTCGTCGTCGGGCGGATCGGCGAGCGGAACGCGATGATCGGCGCGGCCGCGGTGTCGGTCGTCGGGCTGCTCGTCTGCGTCTGGTCGCCGAACCCGTGGGTCCTCGCGGTCGGGGTGTTCCTCGTCGGTGTCTCGACCGCCGTGTTCGCGCTCGCCCGGCACGCGTACATGACGACCGCGATCCCGGTGCACGTCCGGGCCCGCGCGCTGTCGAGCCTCGGCGGCGTGTTCCGCTTCGGCTACTTCGTCGGCCCGTTCGTCTCGGCGGGCGTGATCCACCTCACGGGTGCGACGCAGAGCGCGTTCTGGATCCACGTCACCTGCTGCCTGCTGGCGGCCGTCGTGCTCCTCGTCATCCGCGACCCGGCGACGGGCGCACGCGGCTTCCGGAAGCCGACCCGCGCCTCCCGGCCGGACACCGCGGTCCCCGCGACCGCCACGACCGTCGCGGAGCCGCCCAACGACACCGGCGCGCAGTTCGTGCAGGACGAGGCCCACGGCCTCTTCCGCACCATCCGCACCCACCGGAAGGTCCTGCTCCGTCTGGGCAGCGGTGCCGGCCTCATCGGCGCGCTCCGCGCCGGACGGCAGGTCATCCTGCCCCTGTGGGCCGTGAGCGTCGGCCTGGACGACTCCACCGCCGCGCTCGTCATCGGCATCGCCGGAGCCGTCGACTTCGCGCTGTTCTACACGAGCGGGCAGATCATGGACCGGTGGGGACGCCTCGCGAGCGCCCTCCCCTGCATGCTCGGACTCAGCATCAGCTACTTCCTGCTCGCCTGGTCGGGCCACCTCGACGCGCGCGTCGGCTGGTTCGTCGCGATCGCGATCGGGATGTCGCTCGCGAACGGCGTCGGCTCCGGCATCCTCATGACGCTCGGCGCGGACCTCGCTCCGCGGGACCACCCAGCGCCGTTCCTCGGCGCCTGGCGCTTCACCGGGGACTTCGGTTCGGCCGCCGCGCCCCTGGTCATCTCCGGGGTCACCGCCGTCGCGTCGATCGCGGTGGCGAGCGGCGTGATGGGCGTCCTCGGTCTGGTCGGCGCCGGGGTGCTCCTGCGGTACGTGCCGCGGTACCTCCCCCGCCGCTCGCGGTGA
- a CDS encoding DedA family protein, whose protein sequence is MHSVALALIPWLDPQYILDHFGAVAVLVVCAIIFAETGLLVGFIFPGDSLLVITGLFAFDRGGAIGGIPIWVAALMIAAAAFIGGELGYYIGKKAGPPIFERKESGLFSKANVDRTNAFFHRFGPLAVILARFVPVVRTFLPIAAGVGRMNYKKYSLYNAIGAVIWGVGVTFLGYFIGHIPFVAHIVRSYIDVILLAAVVVTVVPMALTYFRNARKAKQAEQHAEVEPQ, encoded by the coding sequence ATGCACTCCGTCGCACTCGCCCTGATCCCCTGGCTGGATCCGCAGTACATCCTCGACCACTTCGGGGCCGTCGCCGTGCTCGTCGTCTGCGCGATCATCTTCGCCGAGACCGGCCTGCTCGTCGGCTTCATCTTCCCGGGCGACAGCCTCCTCGTCATCACCGGCCTGTTCGCCTTCGACCGGGGCGGCGCGATCGGCGGCATCCCGATCTGGGTCGCGGCCCTGATGATCGCCGCGGCCGCCTTCATCGGCGGTGAACTCGGCTACTACATCGGGAAGAAGGCCGGGCCGCCGATCTTCGAACGCAAGGAGAGCGGCCTGTTCTCCAAGGCGAACGTCGACCGCACGAACGCGTTCTTCCACCGCTTCGGGCCGCTCGCCGTGATCCTCGCCCGCTTCGTGCCCGTCGTGCGCACGTTCCTGCCGATCGCCGCCGGTGTCGGCCGGATGAACTACAAGAAGTACTCGCTGTACAACGCGATCGGCGCGGTCATCTGGGGTGTCGGCGTGACGTTCCTCGGCTACTTCATCGGCCACATCCCGTTCGTGGCGCACATCGTCCGGTCCTACATCGACGTGATCCTGCTCGCAGCCGTCGTCGTGACCGTCGTCCCGATGGCGCTGACCTACTTCCGCAACGCCCGCAAGGCGAAGCAGGCGGAGCAGCACGCCGAGGTCGAGCCGCAGTAA
- the rdgB gene encoding RdgB/HAM1 family non-canonical purine NTP pyrophosphatase: MTDRRVVLASHNAGKLVELRDILGDALGAGVELVGYDGPEPVEDGDSYAANALIKARAAVAHTGLPALADDSGIAVDALDGAPGIHSARYAGTRVDADNIALLLRNLEGVVERTAAFVCAAAFVTPDGTEHVFEAVWNGEVTTEPIGDGGHGYDPVFRPDDADRTSAELTRDEKNALSHRSKAFRGIAPIVREYFGAE, encoded by the coding sequence GTGACCGACCGTCGGGTCGTCCTCGCCAGCCACAACGCCGGCAAGCTCGTCGAACTCCGGGACATCCTCGGCGACGCGCTCGGCGCCGGTGTCGAGCTCGTCGGGTACGACGGCCCGGAACCCGTCGAGGACGGTGACTCCTACGCCGCGAACGCCCTGATCAAGGCCCGGGCGGCGGTCGCGCACACGGGGCTCCCGGCGCTCGCCGACGACTCCGGCATCGCCGTGGACGCGCTCGACGGTGCGCCCGGCATCCACTCGGCCCGGTACGCGGGGACCCGGGTGGACGCGGACAACATCGCGCTGCTGCTCCGGAACCTCGAGGGGGTCGTCGAGCGGACGGCCGCGTTCGTCTGCGCCGCGGCGTTCGTGACGCCGGACGGCACCGAGCACGTGTTCGAGGCGGTCTGGAACGGCGAGGTCACGACCGAGCCGATCGGCGACGGCGGACACGGGTACGACCCGGTGTTCCGGCCGGACGACGCGGACCGGACCTCGGCCGAGCTCACGCGCGACGAGAAGAACGCGCTGAGCCACCGCTCGAAGGCGTTCCGCGGCATCGCGCCGATCGTGCGCGAGTACTTCGGCGCGGAGTAG
- the rph gene encoding ribonuclease PH, with the protein MSTRIDGRAATDHRPVTIERGWSTQAEGSALISFGDTKVLCTASFTNGVPRWLAGKGTGWVTAEYSMLPRSTNERMQRESIKGKVGGRTHEISRLIGRSLRAVVDTKGLGENTLVIDCDVLQADGGTRTASITGAYVAMVDAIEWGRERGFVGKKATPLLDSVQAISVGIVKGEPMLDLAYTEDSAADTDMNIVTTGSGKFIEVQGTAEHAPFDRDELDTLLDLGLAGNASLAAIQREVLGQAS; encoded by the coding sequence ATGAGCACCCGCATCGACGGCCGCGCCGCGACCGACCACCGTCCCGTCACGATCGAGCGGGGGTGGAGCACGCAGGCCGAGGGCAGCGCGCTCATCTCCTTCGGCGACACGAAGGTGCTGTGCACCGCGTCGTTCACCAACGGCGTGCCCCGCTGGCTCGCCGGCAAGGGCACCGGCTGGGTCACCGCCGAGTACTCCATGCTGCCGCGCTCCACGAACGAGCGCATGCAGCGGGAGTCGATCAAGGGCAAGGTCGGCGGCCGCACCCACGAGATCTCCCGACTCATCGGTCGCTCGCTGCGCGCGGTGGTCGACACGAAGGGCCTCGGCGAGAACACCCTCGTGATCGACTGCGACGTGCTGCAGGCCGACGGCGGTACCCGCACGGCGTCGATCACGGGCGCGTACGTGGCCATGGTGGACGCGATCGAGTGGGGCCGCGAGCGCGGCTTCGTCGGGAAGAAGGCGACCCCGCTGCTCGACAGCGTGCAGGCGATCTCGGTCGGGATCGTCAAGGGGGAGCCGATGCTCGACCTCGCGTACACCGAGGACTCCGCGGCCGACACCGACATGAACATCGTCACGACCGGCTCGGGCAAGTTCATCGAGGTCCAGGGCACCGCCGAGCACGCGCCGTTCGACCGCGACGAGCTGGACACGCTGCTCGACCTCGGTCTCGCGGGGAACGCGTCGCTCGCCGCGATCCAGCGCGAGGTGCTGGGGCAGGCCTCGTGA
- the murI gene encoding glutamate racemase: MTDAPIGVFDSGVGGLTVARAIIDQLPRESIRYVGDTLHSPYGPKRIADVRRYALEVMDDLVEQGVKALVIACNTASSAVLRDARERYEQAYGIPVVEVIQPAARAAVKQTRTGRVGVIGTVGTIASRAYEDAFAVAADVSLSLAACPRFVEFVEAGDTSSPALRTVAEQYLAPVRAADVDTLVLGCTHYPLMSAAIQYVMGPDVTLVSSAEETANDVYRRLVEHGLERTAPEPPTYAFEATGDDKNGFIRLARRFLGPEVSSVGHLQTGAILLPHTERTP; the protein is encoded by the coding sequence GTGACGGATGCACCGATCGGAGTCTTCGACAGCGGGGTCGGCGGGCTGACGGTGGCGCGGGCGATCATCGACCAGCTGCCGCGCGAGAGCATCCGGTACGTCGGGGACACCCTGCACTCGCCGTACGGGCCGAAGCGCATCGCCGACGTCCGCCGCTACGCCCTCGAGGTCATGGACGACCTCGTCGAGCAGGGCGTGAAGGCGCTCGTGATCGCGTGCAACACCGCCTCGTCCGCCGTGCTCCGTGACGCCCGGGAGCGCTACGAACAGGCGTACGGCATCCCCGTGGTCGAGGTCATCCAGCCCGCGGCCCGAGCCGCCGTGAAGCAGACCCGCACCGGCCGCGTCGGGGTGATCGGGACGGTGGGGACCATCGCCTCGCGCGCGTACGAGGACGCCTTCGCGGTCGCGGCCGACGTCTCCCTGTCGCTCGCCGCCTGCCCCCGTTTCGTCGAGTTCGTCGAGGCCGGGGACACCTCGTCGCCGGCGCTCCGCACGGTCGCCGAGCAGTACCTCGCCCCGGTCCGGGCCGCCGACGTCGACACGCTCGTGCTCGGCTGCACCCACTACCCGCTGATGTCCGCGGCGATCCAGTACGTCATGGGCCCCGACGTCACCCTCGTGTCGAGCGCCGAGGAGACCGCGAACGACGTCTACCGCCGACTCGTCGAGCACGGCCTCGAACGCACCGCACCCGAGCCGCCGACCTACGCGTTCGAGGCCACCGGCGACGACAAGAACGGCTTCATCCGGCTCGCCCGACGCTTCCTCGGACCCGAGGTCTCGAGCGTCGGCCACCTCCAGACCGGGGCCATCCTGCTGCCCCACACCGAAAGGACGCCATGA